In uncultured Ilyobacter sp., a genomic segment contains:
- a CDS encoding ATP-binding cassette domain-containing protein encodes MIEIKDLNKLYSSAIGDVLAVKNVNLHIKEDDIYGIMGLSGAGKSTLIRLLNRLEEPSSGEILVEGNNILKFSDTELKEYRKKTGMIFQHFNLLQSRDVFGNIAFALEIAGWDKKDIPSRVKELLTLVELEDKEKAFPSQLSGGQKQRVAIARALANNPKILLSDEATSALDPKTTKSILDLLKDLQKKLGLTIVLITHQMEVIRSVCNRAAIMDKGEVIEEGSVDRIFSNPRTEMAKEFISHLIPDETEEIDFVKSPGKKIIKLSYIGQTVEKPVISQMIRMFDIDANIVSGSIDKLVTQNVGHLILELSGERQGEALDWIKKEDVEVEVIYNG; translated from the coding sequence ATGATAGAGATAAAAGATCTCAATAAACTTTACAGTAGTGCCATCGGAGATGTCCTTGCTGTAAAAAATGTTAATTTACACATAAAAGAGGATGATATATACGGGATAATGGGTCTAAGTGGTGCTGGTAAATCTACCCTTATAAGACTTTTGAATAGACTAGAAGAACCGAGCAGCGGTGAGATTCTCGTAGAGGGGAATAATATTCTCAAGTTCAGTGATACGGAACTAAAAGAGTATAGAAAGAAAACAGGCATGATATTTCAACATTTCAACCTTCTCCAGTCGAGAGATGTGTTTGGTAATATTGCCTTTGCACTAGAGATTGCAGGTTGGGATAAAAAAGATATTCCCTCAAGAGTAAAGGAACTTCTGACCCTTGTAGAACTCGAGGACAAAGAAAAAGCTTTTCCAAGTCAGCTTTCAGGCGGTCAAAAGCAAAGAGTTGCCATAGCGAGAGCCCTTGCCAATAATCCTAAGATACTCTTATCTGACGAGGCGACGAGTGCACTTGATCCTAAGACTACCAAGTCAATACTGGATCTTTTGAAAGATCTTCAGAAAAAACTTGGCCTTACAATAGTACTCATAACACATCAGATGGAAGTTATAAGAAGTGTATGCAACAGAGCCGCTATAATGGATAAGGGTGAGGTTATAGAAGAGGGAAGTGTGGACAGAATTTTTTCAAACCCAAGAACAGAGATGGCCAAGGAATTTATATCTCACTTGATACCTGACGAAACAGAGGAGATAGATTTTGTAAAAAGTCCAGGGAAAAAAATTATAAAACTTTCCTATATAGGACAGACAGTTGAAAAACCTGTTATATCACAGATGATAAGAATGTTTGATATAGATGCCAATATAGTGTCAGGAAGTATAGATAAGCTTGTTACACAAAATGTAGGACATCTGATTCTAGAACTTTCTGGAGAAAGACAGGGAGAGGCATTAGACTGGATAAAAAAAGAGGATGTAGAGGTAGAGGTGATATACAATGGATAA
- a CDS encoding MetQ/NlpA family ABC transporter substrate-binding protein has product MKKIISLVAVSILFIVGLTSCGEKKVDEKSLEIKVGATPVPHAEILEVAKEELAEKGYSLEVVEFTDYVTPNLALSDGEIDANFFQHIPYLEEFAKERNLDLVSAGGVHVEPMGLYSEKIKDFADLKDGSVIAIPNDPSNGARALILLQTNGLIKLDPSAGLKATEYDITENSRNFKFEALEAAQLPRVLSDVDAAVINGNYAIESGLNPVKDALIIEGAESPYVNIVAVKTGEEKSEKITALMTALKSEKVKTFIQEKYQGGVVPIF; this is encoded by the coding sequence ATGAAAAAAATTATTAGTTTAGTTGCAGTTTCAATTTTATTTATCGTAGGATTAACTTCTTGTGGTGAAAAGAAAGTTGATGAAAAATCACTAGAAATAAAGGTAGGAGCTACTCCTGTACCTCACGCAGAGATCCTTGAGGTGGCAAAAGAAGAATTAGCTGAAAAAGGATATTCCCTTGAAGTAGTAGAGTTTACAGATTATGTTACACCAAACCTTGCCCTGTCAGACGGAGAAATAGATGCAAACTTCTTTCAGCACATTCCTTATTTAGAAGAATTTGCTAAGGAGAGAAATCTTGATCTTGTTTCTGCTGGTGGAGTGCATGTAGAGCCTATGGGTCTTTACTCAGAAAAAATTAAAGATTTTGCAGACCTTAAAGACGGATCTGTAATAGCAATACCAAACGATCCTTCAAATGGTGCTAGAGCCCTTATTCTTCTACAAACAAACGGTCTTATCAAGTTAGACCCAAGTGCAGGATTAAAAGCTACCGAGTATGATATAACAGAAAATTCCAGAAACTTTAAGTTTGAAGCTTTAGAGGCAGCACAACTTCCTAGAGTTCTTTCAGATGTGGATGCAGCAGTTATAAACGGGAACTACGCTATAGAGAGCGGACTGAACCCTGTAAAAGACGCACTTATTATAGAGGGAGCAGAATCTCCTTATGTAAATATAGTTGCTGTAAAAACTGGGGAAGAAAAATCTGAAAAGATAACTGCTCTTATGACAGCTTTAAAGAGTGAAAAAGTAAAGACGTTTATCCAAGAGAAGTACCAAGGCGGAGTAGTGCCTATATTCTAA
- a CDS encoding TetR/AcrR family transcriptional regulator, with protein sequence MQVKKESVYKDIYNSALNEFWKNGYEKTTMRSIAESSGITLGNIYRYFPNKASLFETIIGATYVNFLNIFDSYHNKLSKMTHEQKLSFYVELISNFLIYNKKKLAILFAGSKGTKFEDFEHKIIENFKNISIKRAEILKTEEGIIIEDQEIHSFIAESLFFSLKKIAFIFEEEEKIRKYLKKIIPGSYTDLLRKMGSKSSD encoded by the coding sequence TTGCAAGTAAAGAAAGAATCAGTCTATAAAGATATCTACAACTCCGCTTTAAATGAGTTTTGGAAAAATGGTTATGAAAAAACTACCATGAGAAGTATTGCAGAAAGTTCAGGCATAACCCTGGGAAATATATATAGATATTTCCCGAATAAAGCCTCGCTTTTTGAGACAATTATTGGTGCTACTTATGTTAATTTTTTAAATATTTTTGACTCATATCACAATAAATTATCAAAAATGACTCATGAACAAAAACTTTCATTTTATGTAGAATTAATCTCAAATTTTCTCATATACAACAAAAAAAAGCTTGCTATACTTTTTGCAGGTAGTAAGGGGACAAAATTTGAAGATTTCGAGCATAAAATTATAGAAAATTTTAAAAATATCTCTATAAAAAGAGCCGAAATCTTAAAAACTGAAGAGGGAATTATTATTGAAGATCAGGAGATACACTCATTTATAGCTGAAAGTTTGTTCTTTTCTCTAAAAAAAATTGCCTTTATCTTTGAGGAAGAGGAGAAAATAAGAAAATATTTGAAAAAAATAATCCCAGGTTCCTATACAGATCTTCTTAGGAAGATGGGAAGTAAAAGCAGCGATTAA
- a CDS encoding MipA/OmpV family protein, with protein MKKILTAILILAAAPISLLASENNLSIGGGAGIGTSPYKGVDYDDFFVPYFDITYNDFYLRGVELGYNMYQEDAFALSLFANPMGGYKVDASDLSSGYDNIDDRDYQIEGGIKMVYDTSWYDLKLGGFASLGEEGGSLGAFAFKSYFLTDRFTIIPKVYIKYLSEEYTDYYFGVTQTEANRNSKISSSYSPEQSYTFGIDLGAEYIVTEHLSLIGFFGMEKLSEEICDSPIVEEDILYKVGVGAKYTF; from the coding sequence ATGAAAAAAATTTTAACTGCCATTCTAATTTTAGCTGCGGCCCCAATTAGCCTTTTGGCTTCTGAAAACAACCTCAGTATAGGTGGTGGAGCAGGAATAGGTACAAGTCCATACAAAGGGGTTGATTATGATGATTTCTTTGTTCCATATTTTGATATCACATATAATGATTTTTACCTTAGAGGCGTAGAGCTTGGATATAATATGTATCAAGAAGATGCCTTCGCCTTGTCTCTTTTTGCAAATCCCATGGGAGGGTACAAAGTAGATGCTTCTGATTTAAGCAGCGGTTATGATAATATTGATGACAGGGATTATCAGATTGAAGGCGGAATAAAAATGGTGTATGATACAAGCTGGTATGATCTCAAATTAGGGGGCTTTGCTTCTTTAGGAGAAGAGGGAGGAAGTCTAGGGGCTTTTGCCTTTAAATCTTACTTTTTAACTGACCGTTTTACAATTATACCTAAGGTGTATATAAAATATCTAAGTGAAGAATACACAGACTATTACTTTGGAGTAACCCAAACAGAAGCCAATAGAAATTCAAAAATCAGCAGTTCTTATTCGCCAGAACAGAGCTATACCTTCGGTATAGATTTGGGAGCTGAATATATTGTCACTGAGCACCTATCTCTTATCGGATTTTTCGGAATGGAAAAACTTTCAGAGGAAATTTGCGACTCTCCTATAGTAGAAGAAGATATCCTTTACAAGGTGGGAGTGGGAGCAAAGTATACATTCTAA
- a CDS encoding polysaccharide deacetylase family protein has product MNILMALSQLEVTGAEVYAATLSDRLIKKGHKVFIVSDTFTKETNGEFHKLEFNKRSLRRRISQVKFLVDFIKKNDIQVAHAHSRASSWSTSIACAMTGIPLITTVHGRQPVHLSRKIFKAFGDYSFAVCENIRDHLIKDLGVNEDKIEILRNGIDINSYVETPLPENEKKIISIIGRLSGPKGEVTYKLLEKALDPEIYHIRIIGGKNIPDKFKKFTDKVEFLGYVNNIPEYIKKSDLVIGAGRVAVEAILSGRPVLAIGEAKSIGLITKDNIAEALSSNFGDIGVKLEESFNWDKMLDDVKEAFELNENELHEIRHKVKKEFDLKKIVRNLEIAYQRQIVLKKKYEMPILMYHRVIKDESEKGIHGTYVTVDQFDEHMNILKDRGYETVVFEDLLKNKFKQRFDKNKKQIMITFDDGYEDNYNYAFPILKKYGFKAVVYLVSHLDYNKWDVENINNPEKKYMLMTTEQLLDMQKNGIEFGGHTKTHAKLSRIEPEEAREEIFESKESLENILDKKLISFAYPYGDLNDRVKQMAEEAGYKFAVATDSGSACFSDDLFQIRRIGIFPTINSLGFKRKIKGNYNFIKIKREQKNER; this is encoded by the coding sequence ATGAATATATTGATGGCTTTATCTCAGCTCGAAGTTACAGGAGCAGAGGTTTATGCCGCTACTTTAAGTGACAGGCTTATAAAGAAGGGGCACAAAGTTTTCATTGTATCTGATACTTTTACCAAAGAAACCAATGGAGAGTTCCACAAATTAGAATTTAATAAACGTAGTCTTAGAAGACGAATATCACAGGTTAAATTTTTAGTAGATTTTATCAAAAAAAATGATATCCAAGTGGCTCATGCCCATTCTAGGGCTTCTTCATGGAGCACATCTATAGCTTGTGCTATGACAGGTATACCTCTTATCACCACAGTTCATGGAAGACAGCCTGTTCATCTGAGCAGAAAGATTTTTAAAGCTTTTGGAGACTATTCTTTTGCTGTATGTGAAAATATAAGAGATCACTTAATAAAAGATTTAGGAGTAAACGAAGATAAGATAGAGATCCTGAGAAACGGTATTGATATAAACTCATATGTTGAAACTCCCCTTCCTGAAAATGAGAAAAAAATAATCTCTATCATAGGAAGACTTTCAGGGCCAAAGGGAGAAGTTACTTATAAATTATTAGAAAAGGCACTAGACCCTGAAATATATCACATAAGGATAATCGGGGGGAAAAATATTCCAGATAAATTTAAGAAATTTACTGATAAGGTGGAATTTCTGGGATATGTGAATAACATCCCTGAATACATCAAAAAATCTGACCTTGTAATAGGAGCAGGAAGAGTCGCTGTAGAGGCCATTCTTTCCGGAAGGCCCGTATTAGCAATAGGTGAGGCAAAGTCCATAGGGCTCATAACCAAGGATAATATAGCAGAGGCTCTCAGCTCAAACTTCGGGGATATAGGGGTGAAGTTAGAAGAAAGCTTCAACTGGGACAAGATGTTAGATGACGTAAAGGAAGCTTTTGAACTAAATGAAAATGAGCTTCATGAAATCAGACATAAAGTAAAAAAAGAATTTGATCTAAAAAAAATAGTTCGAAATCTAGAGATCGCTTATCAAAGGCAGATTGTACTAAAGAAAAAATATGAAATGCCTATTCTCATGTATCACAGGGTAATAAAGGATGAGAGCGAAAAAGGAATTCATGGAACCTATGTAACAGTTGATCAGTTTGATGAACATATGAATATTTTAAAAGATAGAGGCTATGAAACTGTCGTATTTGAAGACCTTCTTAAAAACAAATTTAAGCAGAGATTTGACAAAAATAAAAAACAGATTATGATAACTTTTGATGATGGATACGAAGATAACTATAACTATGCTTTCCCTATCTTAAAAAAATACGGGTTCAAAGCCGTAGTATATCTTGTTTCACACCTTGATTACAATAAATGGGATGTGGAAAACATCAACAACCCTGAAAAAAAATACATGTTGATGACCACAGAGCAACTATTGGACATGCAAAAAAACGGCATTGAATTTGGTGGTCATACGAAGACACATGCAAAACTTTCCCGTATCGAGCCTGAAGAGGCGAGGGAAGAGATTTTTGAATCAAAAGAAAGCCTTGAGAATATTCTAGATAAAAAACTTATATCCTTTGCTTATCCCTACGGTGACTTGAACGACAGGGTAAAACAGATGGCAGAAGAGGCTGGGTATAAATTTGCAGTGGCCACAGATTCTGGAAGTGCTTGCTTCTCTGATGATCTTTTTCAGATAAGAAGAATCGGCATATTCCCCACAATAAATTCCCTTGGTTTCAAAAGAAAAATTAAAGGAAACTATAATTTCATTAAGATTAAAAGAGAGCAAAAGAATGAGAGATGA
- a CDS encoding methionine ABC transporter permease — protein sequence MDKIIALLIPAMVETIYMVILSTVFATIMGLPIGLLAVITDKNHIMEMPKLNKVLDGLINIFRSIPFIILMILVLPLSRFIVGTTIGSTASIVPLSIAAAPFVARIVEGAVKEVDRGLLEASISLGASRKDIILKVLIPESLPSLIHGLTITVITLVGYSAMAGAIGGGGLGDLAIRYGYQRFKLDIMIVSVASIIFLVQGIQFLGDKIVYNIRKKRG from the coding sequence ATGGATAAGATAATAGCTTTGCTGATACCTGCCATGGTAGAAACCATATACATGGTTATATTGTCTACTGTATTTGCAACAATTATGGGATTACCAATAGGTTTACTTGCAGTAATAACTGATAAAAATCATATAATGGAAATGCCAAAGTTAAATAAGGTGTTAGATGGTCTTATAAACATCTTTAGATCGATACCTTTTATTATATTGATGATACTAGTACTTCCACTTTCGAGATTTATAGTCGGAACAACCATAGGATCTACGGCCAGTATAGTGCCTCTTTCCATAGCTGCAGCTCCCTTTGTGGCTAGAATCGTAGAAGGGGCTGTAAAAGAGGTGGACAGAGGTCTTTTAGAAGCCTCTATATCTCTGGGAGCATCGAGAAAAGATATAATACTGAAGGTGCTTATACCTGAATCCCTGCCATCACTGATTCATGGGTTAACAATAACAGTAATAACCTTAGTGGGATATTCTGCTATGGCCGGGGCAATAGGTGGAGGAGGTCTAGGAGACCTTGCCATAAGATATGGATACCAGAGATTTAAGTTAGACATTATGATAGTTTCAGTGGCATCTATAATATTCCTTGTTCAGGGAATACAGTTTTTAGGCGATAAAATAGTTTATAATATAAGAAAAAAAAGAGGATAA